Part of the Micromonospora rhizosphaerae genome is shown below.
AGCCGACCCCGAAGCCGTCCGCGTTGATCGTGCCCCCGCCGCGCATGTCGCGCGGGGCCCAGGACTGCCGCAGCAGCGAGTACGGCGGGTCGTACAGCAGGCTCCGCAGGCTCACGGGCGGCCCCAGGTACGCCAGGTGCCGACACATCAGGCCGCACCGCCGGACCGGCGGGCGGTCATCCGTGCGCCTCCTCGGGCCGGGCGTCCCGGGCGCATCGGAAGCCGCTGAAGATCTGCCGCCGGATCGGGTAGTCCCAGTTGCGGAACGTGCCCCGGCAGGCCGCCCGGTCGGTGCCGAACGACCCGCCGCGCAGCACCCGGTAGTCGTCCCCGAAGAAGACCTCGGAGTATTCCCGGTACGGGAAGGCGGTGAAGCCGGGATGGCCGCGGAAGGTCGTGGAGGTCCACTCCCAGACGTCACCGATGAGCTGGTGCACGCCGAGCGGCGAGGCGCCGGCCGGGTAGGCGCCGACCGCCGCCGGCCACAGGTGCCGCTGGCCCAGGTTGGCGTGTTCGCCGGTCGGGTCCTCGTCGCCCCACGGGTAGCGGCGGGAGCGGCCGGTGGCCGGGTCCCAGCGGACCGCCTTCTCCCACTCCGCCTCGGTGGGCAGCCGCTTGCCGGCCCAGGCCGCGTACGCCTGCGCCTCGAACCAGCAGACGTGCACCACCGGCTCGTCGTCGCGGACCGGGGACCAGCGGCCGAACCGCCGGTACGCCCAGCCGTCCCCGTCGCGGCGCCAGTGCATCGGGGCGGTCAGCCCCGCCTCGGTGCGGTGCCGCCAGCCGGCTCCGCTCCACCAGCGCGGGTCGTCGTAGCCGCCGTCGGCGATGAACTCGCGGTACTGCCCGTTGGTGACCGGCGCGGCGTCGATGACGTACGCGGGCAGGTCGACGGTGTGCGCGGGACGCTCGTTGTCCAGCGCCCAGGGGTCGGTGGAGGTGCCCATGGTGAACGGGCCGGCCGGCACCAGCACCTCACCGGTCACCCGGGCCCGCGGCTCGGGCGGCGGCGGCGCGTTCAGCACCGGCGCGCCGGAGCGCAGCTGGTGGGTGGCGAGCATGGTCTCGTCGTGCTGCTGCTCGTGCTGCACGATCATCCCGAACGCGAACCCGTCGACGACCAGCTGCCGGTCCGTGAAGCGGATTCCGTCGAGCAGGTCGTACACCTTGTCCCGGACGGTCCGCACGTAGGCGCGCGCCTCGGTCGGCGGGAGCAACGGCA
Proteins encoded:
- the egtB gene encoding ergothioneine biosynthesis protein EgtB produces the protein MTTTEQPGTETELRSRIAVELERTRARTALLTEAVDDADLMRQHSPLMSPLVWDLAHVGNQEELWLVRDVGGREPVRRDIDDLYDAFKQPRKDRPSLPLLPPTEARAYVRTVRDKVYDLLDGIRFTDRQLVVDGFAFGMIVQHEQQHDETMLATHQLRSGAPVLNAPPPPEPRARVTGEVLVPAGPFTMGTSTDPWALDNERPAHTVDLPAYVIDAAPVTNGQYREFIADGGYDDPRWWSGAGWRHRTEAGLTAPMHWRRDGDGWAYRRFGRWSPVRDDEPVVHVCWFEAQAYAAWAGKRLPTEAEWEKAVRWDPATGRSRRYPWGDEDPTGEHANLGQRHLWPAAVGAYPAGASPLGVHQLIGDVWEWTSTTFRGHPGFTAFPYREYSEVFFGDDYRVLRGGSFGTDRAACRGTFRNWDYPIRRQIFSGFRCARDARPEEAHG